The proteins below are encoded in one region of Streptomyces sp. NBC_00490:
- a CDS encoding class I SAM-dependent methyltransferase, which yields MPRSRALRNKFVDAPGSLGERMRVARWERFRRCFPGIENMSVVDLGGTADMWLRAPLRAKHVHLINLEEHPAEVPDWITTEVADVTDPRVAAELSAKGGYDLVFSNSTIEHVGGHSQRQKFVAAVEQLAPLHWIQTPYRYFPVEPHFVAPGFQFLPLAARARLVRRWPLVHSRPDSPESAMNAVINIELLTRTEMRYLFPGSALLSERILGAPKSLIAVRTER from the coding sequence ATGCCCCGATCCCGGGCCCTCAGAAACAAGTTCGTCGACGCGCCCGGCTCCCTGGGCGAACGCATGCGCGTCGCCCGCTGGGAGCGGTTCCGACGCTGCTTCCCCGGCATCGAGAACATGAGCGTCGTGGACCTGGGCGGCACGGCCGACATGTGGCTGCGCGCACCGCTGCGCGCCAAGCACGTCCACCTGATCAACCTGGAGGAGCATCCCGCCGAGGTGCCCGACTGGATCACCACCGAGGTCGCCGACGTCACCGACCCGCGGGTCGCCGCCGAACTGAGCGCCAAGGGCGGCTACGACCTGGTCTTCTCCAACTCGACCATCGAGCACGTGGGCGGCCACAGCCAGCGGCAGAAGTTCGTCGCCGCCGTAGAGCAACTGGCCCCGCTGCACTGGATCCAGACCCCCTACCGCTACTTCCCCGTCGAGCCGCACTTCGTGGCACCCGGCTTCCAGTTCCTGCCGCTGGCCGCCAGAGCCCGCCTCGTACGGCGCTGGCCGCTGGTGCACAGCCGCCCCGACAGCCCGGAGTCGGCGATGAACGCGGTGATCAACATCGAGCTGCTGACCCGCACCGAGATGCGCTACCTGTTCCCCGGCTCGGCGCTCCTCAGCGAGCGGATCCTCGGTGCCCCGAAATCGCTCATCGCCGTACGGACGGAGCGCTGA
- a CDS encoding WecB/TagA/CpsF family glycosyltransferase, with amino-acid sequence MSERRTLFGVELDPLTMDETVARCLDAVREDRQLEIGVVNAAKLVNMRRDPRLAEAVSGCDVVVADGQAVVWAGRVLRAPLPERVAGIDLFLRLLGEAESAGISVYFLGARQEVLAQMLRRVADRFPGLKVAGSRDGYFDDSQQEAVADAIADSGAQMLFLGMTSPKKEIFTAAYGARTGARVVHGVGGSFDILAGITKRAPAAWQRMGLEWLYRTLQEPRRLGRRYLTTNAAFVLMTAREFIRLSPQAASANRSH; translated from the coding sequence ATGAGCGAGCGCCGGACCCTGTTCGGGGTCGAGCTGGACCCGCTGACCATGGACGAGACCGTGGCGCGCTGCCTCGACGCGGTCCGGGAGGACCGCCAGTTGGAGATCGGGGTGGTCAACGCCGCGAAGCTGGTGAACATGCGGCGCGACCCCAGGCTCGCCGAGGCCGTGTCCGGGTGCGATGTCGTCGTCGCCGACGGACAGGCCGTGGTCTGGGCCGGCCGGGTGCTGCGCGCCCCGCTACCGGAGCGGGTGGCCGGGATCGACCTGTTCCTGCGGCTGCTGGGCGAGGCGGAGTCGGCGGGCATCTCGGTGTACTTCCTCGGCGCCCGGCAGGAGGTGCTGGCACAGATGCTGCGCCGGGTGGCCGACCGCTTCCCCGGTCTGAAGGTCGCGGGCAGCCGCGACGGCTACTTCGACGACTCCCAGCAGGAGGCCGTCGCGGACGCGATCGCGGACAGCGGCGCCCAGATGCTCTTCCTTGGCATGACCTCGCCGAAGAAGGAGATCTTCACCGCCGCCTACGGCGCGCGCACCGGCGCCCGGGTCGTGCACGGGGTCGGTGGTTCCTTCGACATCCTGGCCGGGATCACCAAGCGGGCCCCCGCCGCCTGGCAGCGGATGGGGCTCGAGTGGCTCTACCGCACGTTGCAGGAGCCGCGCCGCCTGGGCCGGCGCTATCTCACCACCAACGCCGCCTTCGTCCTCATGACGGCGCGCGAGTTCATCCGGCTCTCGCCGCAGGCCGCTTCCGCGAACAGGAGTCACTGA
- a CDS encoding Wzz/FepE/Etk N-terminal domain-containing protein, protein MDLAEIFRVMRRRWYILLPGLLLTAGLTFAVTLVVPVTYQSQSTVILLNSQKATVAYDGNPFLSTQTSLTGMADSLARNLNSDDSVRELKSRGATGTFEAKLADNAQGPLMWLTVTGTDQRAVLTSDKILTAYANERLKQFQEDQSVAPKAMIRLTTIVAPQPPVAQTKTRLEYMIMAGGLGLVLTLVAVFYVEARRRSQPRDGAAPVETPEPATESRTPSPAPASEESATEQTIALRTPPTWARSAGNRPAAETKAGRSAVVMAPAAEPLDEESTSGQRSHTGQRDR, encoded by the coding sequence ATGGATCTCGCTGAGATCTTCCGGGTCATGCGCAGGCGTTGGTACATCCTGCTGCCCGGGCTGCTGCTGACCGCGGGCCTGACGTTCGCCGTGACGCTGGTGGTTCCCGTCACCTACCAGTCGCAGAGCACGGTGATCCTGCTCAACTCGCAGAAGGCCACCGTCGCCTACGACGGCAACCCGTTCCTGAGCACCCAGACCTCGCTCACCGGCATGGCGGACAGCCTGGCCCGCAACCTCAACTCCGACGACTCCGTCCGGGAGCTCAAGTCCCGCGGCGCGACCGGCACGTTCGAGGCCAAGCTCGCCGACAACGCCCAGGGGCCGCTGATGTGGCTCACCGTCACAGGCACGGACCAGCGTGCCGTGCTGACCTCGGACAAGATCCTGACCGCGTACGCGAACGAGCGGCTGAAGCAGTTCCAGGAGGACCAGTCGGTCGCCCCCAAGGCCATGATCCGGCTCACGACGATCGTGGCCCCGCAGCCACCGGTCGCGCAGACCAAGACCCGGCTCGAGTACATGATCATGGCCGGGGGCCTGGGCCTGGTACTGACCCTGGTCGCGGTCTTCTACGTGGAGGCGCGGCGCCGCTCGCAGCCGCGGGACGGCGCGGCGCCGGTCGAGACACCGGAGCCGGCAACCGAGTCCCGCACCCCTTCCCCCGCTCCGGCTTCCGAGGAGTCGGCCACGGAACAGACCATCGCGCTGCGCACCCCGCCCACTTGGGCACGGTCCGCCGGGAACAGACCTGCCGCGGAGACGAAGGCGGGGCGGTCCGCCGTCGTCATGGCACCCGCCGCCGAGCCGCTCGACGAGGAGTCGACCAGTGGACAGCGTTCGCACACCGGACAGCGAGACCGCTGA
- a CDS encoding acyltransferase yields MSSRIQPTAQVDETATIGDGTTVWDLAQIREDARLGSGCIVGRGAYVGPGVRIGDNVKLQNYALVYEPAVLADGVFVGPAAVFTNDHFPRSVDPEGRLKRGGDWEAVAVVVAEGASIGARSVCVAPVRIGRWALVAAGAVVTRDVPDFALVAGVPARRIGWVGRAGVRLAARDGESGVWECPETGELYDEKDGELVERA; encoded by the coding sequence ATGAGCTCCAGGATCCAGCCGACCGCCCAGGTCGACGAGACGGCCACGATCGGCGACGGGACGACGGTCTGGGACCTGGCCCAGATCCGGGAGGACGCCCGGCTGGGCAGCGGGTGCATCGTGGGGCGGGGAGCGTATGTCGGTCCGGGCGTACGCATCGGCGACAACGTCAAGCTCCAGAACTACGCGCTGGTCTACGAACCCGCGGTGCTCGCCGACGGGGTGTTCGTCGGCCCCGCGGCCGTCTTCACCAACGACCACTTCCCGCGCTCGGTGGACCCGGAGGGCCGGCTGAAGCGCGGCGGCGACTGGGAGGCCGTGGCGGTGGTGGTGGCCGAGGGGGCGTCGATCGGGGCCCGTTCGGTGTGTGTGGCGCCGGTGCGCATCGGTCGCTGGGCGCTCGTCGCGGCGGGCGCCGTGGTGACCCGGGACGTGCCCGACTTCGCGCTCGTGGCGGGCGTTCCGGCCCGCCGCATCGGCTGGGTCGGCCGGGCCGGCGTACGACTGGCCGCGCGGGACGGCGAGTCGGGCGTGTGGGAGTGCCCCGAGACGGGCGAGCTGTACGACGAGAAGGACGGCGAGCTCGTCGAACGCGCATGA
- a CDS encoding nucleotide sugar dehydrogenase: MRVVVVGQGYVGLPLAIRAAEVGHEVIGYDVDARRIKSLAAGESFVEDVSSERIRAALDNGTYRPSESARDCGGFDVAVVTVPTPLHEGTPDLRYIKESAVTLGRYLRPGATVVLESTTYPGTTQELFGPLLEDGSGLAAGTDFHLGYSPERIDPGNAVWGFQETPKVVSGVDAASLKAVQDFYAELVDTTVPVSSPKEAELAKLLENTFRHVNIALVNEIAMFAHHLDIDVWQAIEAASSKPFGFMKFTPGPGVGGHCLPIDPSYLSWRVQRELGQSFRFVELANDINNHMPEYVARRIGDLFNARRRSVNGSRILLLGLAYKKNTGDARESPALRISQLLLDMGAQVRAADPHVVESLPVDTRLVRVEPTPQELSAADVVVLLTDHDGFDYELVAEHAPLVLDCRRRLPSGPTIEVL; the protein is encoded by the coding sequence ATGCGTGTCGTCGTGGTGGGACAGGGATACGTCGGGCTGCCGCTGGCCATCCGCGCCGCCGAGGTCGGTCACGAGGTGATCGGCTACGACGTCGACGCCCGGCGGATCAAGAGCCTGGCCGCCGGTGAGTCCTTCGTCGAGGACGTCTCCTCCGAGCGGATCCGCGCGGCGCTGGACAACGGCACCTACAGACCGAGCGAATCGGCCCGCGACTGCGGCGGGTTCGACGTCGCGGTGGTGACCGTGCCGACCCCGCTGCACGAGGGCACTCCCGACCTGAGGTACATCAAGGAGTCGGCGGTCACCCTCGGCCGCTATCTGCGCCCCGGGGCCACCGTCGTCCTGGAGTCGACCACCTATCCCGGCACCACCCAGGAGCTGTTCGGCCCGCTCCTGGAGGACGGTTCGGGTCTGGCCGCGGGCACCGACTTCCACCTCGGCTACAGCCCGGAGCGCATCGACCCCGGAAACGCCGTCTGGGGCTTCCAGGAGACCCCGAAGGTCGTCTCCGGCGTCGACGCCGCCTCCCTGAAGGCAGTTCAGGACTTCTACGCCGAACTCGTCGACACCACCGTGCCGGTGAGCTCGCCCAAGGAGGCCGAACTCGCCAAGCTGCTGGAGAACACCTTCCGTCATGTGAACATCGCGCTGGTCAACGAGATCGCGATGTTCGCCCACCACCTGGACATCGACGTCTGGCAGGCCATCGAGGCCGCCTCCAGCAAGCCGTTCGGCTTCATGAAGTTCACGCCCGGACCGGGCGTCGGCGGTCACTGCCTGCCGATCGACCCCTCGTACCTGTCCTGGCGGGTGCAGCGCGAACTCGGCCAGAGCTTCCGGTTCGTGGAGCTGGCCAACGACATCAACAACCACATGCCCGAGTACGTGGCGCGCCGCATCGGCGACCTGTTCAACGCCAGGCGCCGTTCGGTGAACGGCTCGCGCATCCTGCTGCTGGGACTGGCGTACAAGAAGAACACCGGCGACGCCCGGGAGTCGCCCGCCCTGCGCATCTCCCAGCTGCTGCTCGACATGGGGGCCCAGGTCAGGGCGGCGGACCCGCATGTGGTCGAGAGTCTGCCGGTGGACACCCGCCTGGTGCGGGTCGAGCCCACTCCGCAGGAGCTGTCGGCCGCCGATGTGGTGGTCCTGCTCACCGACCATGACGGCTTCGACTACGAACTCGTCGCCGAACACGCTCCCCTGGTCCTGGACTGCCGCCGCCGGCTGCCGTCGGGACCCACGATCGAGGTGCTCTGA
- the wecB gene encoding non-hydrolyzing UDP-N-acetylglucosamine 2-epimerase — MPRIVCVAGARPNYMKIKPVMDALERRGAEVVLVHTGQHYDPAMNDVFFADLGIRPPDRSLGVGSGSHAEQTGRVMTAFEPLLDEVRPDIVVVVGDINSTLACALVTAKAGPLLAHVEAGLRSRDWGMPEEVNRVATDRVSDYLLAPSPDAVENLRAEGYREDQIHLVGNVMIDTLLTNLERARASDVLDRYGLTRGEFGLVTLHRPANVDDPEVLAGLLKALGEIAGRCPLLLPVHPRAAQRLAEIGVPGGIRLVPPAGYLDFIALQDSARVVLTDSGGVQEETTALGVPCVTLRDNTERPITVEQGTNALAGRDPARIVATVNRVLDAPPAPRRPELWDGRASDRIADVLLAGGTAHTRPRPTDQPRPGDPSLPI, encoded by the coding sequence ATGCCGCGCATCGTCTGCGTCGCCGGGGCCCGCCCCAACTACATGAAGATCAAACCGGTGATGGACGCCCTGGAACGCCGGGGCGCCGAGGTGGTCCTCGTCCACACCGGCCAGCACTACGACCCGGCGATGAACGACGTGTTCTTCGCCGACCTCGGCATCCGCCCGCCCGACCGCTCCCTCGGGGTCGGTTCGGGCAGCCACGCCGAGCAGACCGGCCGGGTGATGACCGCCTTCGAGCCGCTCCTGGACGAGGTGCGGCCGGACATCGTCGTGGTGGTCGGCGACATCAACTCCACGCTGGCCTGCGCCCTGGTCACCGCCAAGGCCGGGCCGCTCCTCGCCCATGTCGAGGCCGGTCTGCGCAGCCGCGACTGGGGCATGCCGGAGGAGGTCAACCGCGTCGCCACCGACCGCGTCAGCGACTACCTGCTGGCCCCCTCGCCGGACGCGGTCGAGAACCTGCGCGCGGAGGGGTACCGGGAGGACCAGATCCACCTCGTCGGCAACGTCATGATCGACACGCTGCTGACCAACCTGGAGCGGGCCAGGGCCTCGGACGTCCTCGACCGGTACGGCCTGACCAGAGGCGAGTTCGGCCTGGTCACCCTGCACCGCCCCGCCAACGTCGACGACCCCGAGGTCCTCGCCGGGCTCCTGAAGGCCCTGGGCGAGATCGCCGGCCGCTGTCCGCTCCTGCTGCCCGTGCACCCGCGGGCGGCCCAGCGGCTGGCCGAGATCGGTGTCCCCGGGGGCATCAGGCTCGTACCGCCCGCCGGATACCTGGACTTCATCGCCCTCCAGGACTCCGCGCGTGTCGTGCTGACCGACTCGGGCGGGGTGCAGGAGGAGACCACCGCACTCGGCGTGCCGTGTGTGACCCTGCGCGACAACACCGAGCGGCCCATCACCGTCGAGCAGGGCACCAACGCGCTGGCCGGCCGGGATCCGGCACGCATCGTGGCCACGGTGAACCGCGTACTGGACGCGCCTCCCGCGCCGCGCCGGCCCGAACTCTGGGACGGCCGCGCGAGCGACCGCATCGCCGACGTGCTGCTGGCCGGAGGCACCGCGCACACCCGCCCCAGACCCACTGATCAACCGAGACCCGGTGACCCATCCCTCCCCATATGA
- a CDS encoding lipopolysaccharide biosynthesis protein, which translates to MDSVRTPDSETAEPGDTPAPAVAASLGTKVRSAARWSLINTVVMRLGTFATGIVLARFALGPAEWGVYGIAQTVLLVLLSANELGVGLAIVRWEGDARRFAPTVLTLSVLSSGLLYVALFAAAPTVAGLLGSPHAAGVLRVMCLCVVIDGVAQVPANFLTREFAQGKRMIIDALNFLISTSVTLLLAFAGWGAMSFAVGAVAGNVVTLVGCALAAPGTLKFGWDPEQARALLRFGLPLAGASMLALAVVNVDTMVVGATLGNVALGFYVLAFNISGWPVRIISEAVRRVSFAGFSRLAESPQALAQGFSRALGVVVTATVPLCVLLAGLARPAIELIYGGHWTPAAAALPWLMALGLIRIGSELAYDCLVAIGQRRSLFVVQGLWLVALIPVLLVGARMNGIVGASQAHVLVGGGVVVPVFLFALNRGGVGVGLIARACAWPFLGGAVMAAIILGLEGPFGDGPLALLALSTIALAGYTLCVLPSRDFLRGVGGGDRPQRGRHRATAPVGPPNRT; encoded by the coding sequence GTGGACAGCGTTCGCACACCGGACAGCGAGACCGCTGAGCCGGGCGACACCCCGGCTCCCGCGGTCGCCGCCTCCCTCGGCACGAAGGTCCGTTCGGCGGCCCGCTGGAGCCTGATCAACACCGTTGTCATGCGGCTGGGCACCTTCGCGACCGGCATCGTGCTGGCGCGCTTCGCCCTCGGCCCCGCGGAGTGGGGCGTCTACGGCATCGCCCAGACCGTGCTGCTGGTCCTGCTCTCCGCCAACGAACTGGGCGTGGGCCTGGCCATCGTGCGCTGGGAGGGGGACGCGCGGCGGTTCGCGCCGACCGTACTGACCCTCAGCGTCCTCTCCAGCGGCCTGCTGTACGTGGCGCTGTTCGCGGCGGCACCGACGGTGGCCGGTCTGCTCGGCTCGCCGCACGCCGCGGGCGTCCTGCGGGTGATGTGCCTGTGCGTGGTGATCGACGGGGTCGCGCAGGTGCCCGCCAACTTCCTCACCCGGGAGTTCGCCCAGGGCAAGCGGATGATCATCGACGCGCTCAACTTCCTGATCAGCACCTCGGTGACGCTGCTGCTGGCCTTCGCGGGCTGGGGCGCGATGAGCTTCGCCGTGGGAGCCGTGGCGGGCAACGTCGTGACGCTGGTCGGCTGCGCGCTGGCCGCACCGGGCACCCTGAAGTTCGGCTGGGACCCCGAGCAGGCCCGGGCGCTGCTCCGGTTCGGGCTCCCGCTCGCGGGGGCGAGCATGCTGGCCCTCGCGGTGGTCAACGTCGACACCATGGTGGTGGGCGCGACGCTCGGCAATGTGGCGCTGGGCTTCTACGTGCTCGCCTTCAACATCTCCGGCTGGCCGGTGCGGATCATCTCCGAGGCCGTCCGCCGGGTCTCCTTCGCCGGGTTCTCGCGCCTGGCCGAGTCGCCCCAGGCGCTCGCCCAGGGCTTCAGTCGGGCCCTGGGTGTGGTGGTCACCGCCACCGTCCCGCTCTGTGTCCTGCTGGCCGGCCTCGCGCGGCCCGCCATCGAGCTGATCTACGGCGGCCACTGGACCCCCGCCGCCGCGGCCCTGCCCTGGCTGATGGCCCTCGGCCTGATCCGCATCGGCAGCGAACTCGCCTACGACTGTCTGGTCGCGATCGGACAGCGCCGCTCGCTCTTCGTGGTGCAGGGCCTGTGGCTGGTGGCCCTGATCCCGGTACTCCTCGTCGGCGCCCGCATGAACGGCATCGTCGGCGCCTCCCAGGCCCATGTCCTGGTCGGCGGCGGCGTGGTGGTACCCGTCTTCCTGTTCGCCCTGAACCGTGGTGGCGTCGGTGTCGGCCTGATCGCCAGGGCCTGCGCCTGGCCCTTCCTCGGCGGGGCCGTGATGGCCGCGATCATCCTCGGCCTGGAGGGCCCGTTCGGCGACGGTCCGCTCGCGCTGCTCGCCCTCAGCACGATCGCCCTGGCCGGCTACACGCTGTGCGTCCTGCCCAGCCGCGACTTCCTGCGCGGCGTCGGCGGCGGCGACCGGCCCCAGCGCGGCCGTCACCGGGCCACCGCACCGGTCGGCCCACCCAACAGGACTTGA
- a CDS encoding glycosyltransferase family 2 protein has protein sequence MSPVAVIVVTWNSAAVLPGFLAALPEGMAGLDWRLVVADNDSADDTVAVLRKLAPDTTIVQTGRNAGYAAGINAALGAAGAYGDVLICNPDIRMRQGCAKRLVDNLGDGVGIAVPLLYEEGSDTPHRSLRRESTVLRALGEAVIGNTRAGRFPALSELVTDPAAYRHPTRADWATGALMAISADCLTACGPWDESFFLYSEETEYCLRARDRGYATQLDPTAEAVHLGGDSQVSPRLWTLLTLNRVRLYGKRHGPLATTAFRTAVLLRETSRAALGRKASRAAAAALARPGTLSKTPGP, from the coding sequence ATGAGCCCCGTCGCCGTCATCGTCGTCACCTGGAACAGCGCCGCGGTGCTCCCCGGGTTCCTCGCCGCCCTTCCCGAGGGCATGGCCGGCCTCGACTGGAGGCTGGTCGTCGCCGACAACGACTCCGCCGACGACACCGTCGCCGTTCTGCGGAAGCTGGCGCCGGACACCACGATCGTCCAGACCGGCCGCAACGCCGGGTACGCGGCCGGGATCAACGCGGCGCTGGGCGCGGCCGGCGCATACGGGGACGTGCTGATCTGCAACCCCGACATCCGGATGCGGCAGGGCTGCGCCAAACGCCTCGTCGACAACCTCGGCGACGGGGTGGGGATCGCCGTACCCCTTCTCTACGAGGAGGGCAGCGACACGCCCCACCGCTCACTGCGCCGCGAGTCCACCGTGCTCCGGGCTCTCGGCGAGGCCGTGATCGGCAACACCCGGGCCGGACGCTTCCCGGCCCTGAGCGAACTCGTCACCGACCCGGCCGCGTACCGGCACCCCACCCGCGCGGACTGGGCGACCGGCGCGCTCATGGCGATATCGGCGGACTGCCTGACCGCGTGCGGCCCGTGGGACGAGTCCTTCTTCCTCTACTCGGAGGAGACCGAGTACTGCCTGCGAGCGCGGGACAGGGGTTACGCCACCCAACTGGACCCGACAGCCGAGGCAGTACACCTGGGCGGCGACTCCCAGGTGTCCCCCCGCCTGTGGACCCTCCTCACCCTCAACCGGGTCCGCCTGTACGGGAAGCGCCACGGCCCCCTGGCCACGACCGCCTTCCGCACAGCGGTCCTGCTCCGCGAAACCTCACGCGCAGCCCTCGGCCGCAAGGCGAGCCGAGCGGCAGCGGCAGCCTTGGCCAGACCAGGCACCTTGAGCAAGACACCGGGTCCATAG
- a CDS encoding class I SAM-dependent methyltransferase translates to MLNNLINRHDADRLLRKVRKLDLDPVLAKLRVRGGARVVQHWSQVDPSLTEWWAIPAVIKRWNLLMTGDAETSFPQYVAAKHFAPRTDLRGLSLGCGTGGNELLWAKTGAFSLLEGVDVAQQRIDFATRAAAEEGLSDVLRFRVTDVNRMAADGERFDVLLGLQSLHHFDNLDETLPRLSRLIEPEGTFVVDEFVGPTRFQWTDAQLEAANDLLAQLPEERRRLADGRIKRRVVRPSRLSMVLDDPSEAVDAATLLPGLRREFDVVEERPYGGTVLHIAFSGIAHNFRDQEPETLALLERCFAAEDAALADVGHDFVAMVCRPRRVD, encoded by the coding sequence ATGCTGAACAACCTCATCAACAGGCATGACGCGGACCGGCTGCTGCGCAAGGTGCGGAAGCTGGACCTGGACCCGGTGCTGGCCAAACTCCGGGTGCGCGGCGGCGCGCGCGTGGTCCAGCACTGGTCCCAGGTCGACCCGTCGCTCACCGAGTGGTGGGCGATACCGGCGGTCATCAAGCGGTGGAACCTGCTGATGACCGGCGACGCGGAGACGTCCTTCCCCCAGTACGTGGCCGCCAAGCACTTCGCGCCGCGTACCGATCTGCGCGGCCTGTCCCTCGGGTGCGGCACCGGCGGCAACGAGCTGCTCTGGGCGAAGACCGGCGCGTTCTCCCTCCTGGAGGGCGTGGACGTGGCGCAGCAGCGGATCGACTTCGCCACCCGGGCCGCCGCCGAGGAGGGCCTCTCCGACGTCCTGCGTTTCCGGGTCACCGACGTCAACCGAATGGCCGCCGACGGGGAACGCTTCGACGTGCTGCTGGGCCTGCAGTCGCTGCACCACTTCGACAACCTCGACGAGACGCTGCCGCGGCTGTCCCGGCTGATCGAGCCCGAGGGGACGTTCGTCGTCGACGAGTTCGTGGGGCCCACCCGGTTCCAGTGGACCGACGCCCAACTGGAGGCCGCGAACGATCTGTTGGCTCAGCTCCCCGAGGAGCGGCGGCGACTGGCCGACGGGCGGATCAAGCGGCGGGTGGTGCGGCCGAGCAGGCTGTCGATGGTGCTGGACGATCCTTCCGAGGCGGTCGACGCGGCGACGTTGTTGCCGGGGTTGCGGCGCGAGTTCGATGTCGTCGAGGAACGGCCGTACGGGGGGACGGTGTTGCACATCGCGTTCTCGGGGATCGCGCACAACTTCCGGGATCAGGAGCCGGAGACGTTGGCGTTGCTGGAGCGGTGTTTCGCTGCGGAGGATGCGGCGCTTGCTGATGTGGGGCACGATTTCGTGGCCATGGTGTGTCGGCCGCGTCGGGTGGACTAA
- a CDS encoding metal ABC transporter permease gives MTVADGVWQQIFSFDNYGELLALVRNSLFAGAALGLVGGLAGVFVMMRDLPFAVHGISELSFAGASAALLLEANIVVGSILGSLLAAGTMGVLGARARDRNSVIGIIMPFGLGLGVLFLALYKGRAANKFGLLTGQIVAVDTPQMTWLLGTSALVVVALAVMWRPLSFASADPDVAEARGVPVRTLSFAFMLVLGLAVALSVQVVGALLVLSLVVTPAAAAARVTASPVLLPTLSVLFAVLSIEGGILLALGGSLPISPYVTTVSFTIYVVCRLAGKRRVRRWGARRTALAS, from the coding sequence ATGACGGTCGCCGACGGGGTCTGGCAGCAGATCTTCAGCTTCGACAACTACGGCGAACTCCTCGCGCTGGTCCGCAACTCGCTCTTCGCCGGGGCCGCCCTCGGACTGGTCGGCGGTCTCGCCGGGGTCTTCGTCATGATGCGTGACCTGCCGTTCGCGGTGCACGGCATCAGCGAGTTGTCCTTCGCGGGGGCGTCGGCGGCGCTGCTGCTGGAGGCGAACATCGTGGTGGGCTCGATCCTGGGATCGCTGCTCGCGGCCGGCACGATGGGGGTCCTGGGGGCGCGGGCACGGGACCGCAACTCGGTGATCGGCATCATCATGCCGTTCGGGCTCGGGTTGGGCGTGCTCTTCCTCGCCCTCTACAAAGGGCGGGCGGCCAACAAGTTCGGCCTGCTGACCGGGCAGATCGTCGCGGTCGACACCCCGCAGATGACCTGGCTGCTGGGCACCTCGGCGCTGGTCGTGGTCGCGCTGGCGGTCATGTGGCGGCCGCTGTCCTTCGCCAGCGCCGACCCGGACGTCGCCGAGGCACGCGGGGTGCCGGTGCGCACCCTGTCCTTCGCGTTCATGCTCGTGTTGGGGCTCGCGGTGGCCCTGTCGGTGCAGGTCGTCGGCGCACTGCTGGTCCTGAGCCTGGTCGTCACACCGGCCGCTGCCGCCGCCCGGGTCACGGCGTCACCGGTGCTGCTGCCCACGCTGAGCGTGCTGTTCGCGGTCCTCTCGATCGAGGGCGGCATCCTGCTTGCGCTCGGCGGCTCCCTCCCGATCAGCCCTTACGTCACCACCGTGTCGTTCACGATCTACGTCGTCTGCCGCCTGGCAGGCAAGCGGCGCGTACGCCGGTGGGGAGCGCGGCGGACGGCCTTGGCGTCCTAG
- a CDS encoding glycosyltransferase family 2 protein, producing the protein MSALVRRVARAPWTLLKAVFGWLVLFETRNKILLAPSAVRLRRIEDAETRRLAATLPAPPSALVATVIATHRRPEALRAAVRSALDQTVRDQVVIVVDDGAGLPELPGDPRLFAVSLAHNTAVAGVVRNVGIRLTRSRYVAFLDDDNLWEPDHLERALAVLDSPAGPDGVYTALRRVLPDGTENDVLSVPYDRRRAAREAFLDTNAFVARRNRSLHFSRLRRTPEVLPREDWELIRRYGRRHRVRHVPHPTVRYLMNPASFYTQWRQPS; encoded by the coding sequence GTGAGCGCCCTCGTGCGCCGGGTCGCGCGGGCGCCCTGGACACTGCTGAAGGCGGTGTTCGGCTGGCTGGTGCTCTTCGAGACCAGGAACAAGATCCTGCTGGCCCCTTCCGCGGTGCGGCTGCGCCGGATCGAGGACGCCGAGACCCGACGGCTGGCCGCCACCCTCCCGGCACCGCCCTCGGCGCTGGTCGCCACCGTCATCGCCACCCACCGACGCCCCGAGGCACTGCGCGCCGCGGTCCGCTCGGCCCTCGACCAGACCGTTCGCGACCAGGTCGTCATCGTCGTCGACGACGGCGCGGGACTGCCCGAACTCCCGGGCGACCCACGGCTGTTCGCCGTCTCGCTGGCACACAACACCGCCGTGGCCGGCGTCGTGCGCAACGTGGGCATCCGCCTCACCCGCTCCCGGTACGTGGCGTTCCTGGACGACGACAACCTGTGGGAACCCGACCACCTGGAACGCGCGTTGGCGGTCCTGGACTCCCCCGCCGGACCCGACGGCGTCTACACGGCACTGCGCCGCGTCCTGCCCGACGGCACCGAGAACGACGTCCTGTCGGTGCCCTACGACCGGCGCCGCGCCGCCCGCGAGGCATTCCTGGACACCAACGCCTTCGTCGCCCGCCGCAATCGCTCCCTCCACTTCAGCCGGCTGCGCCGCACACCGGAGGTGCTGCCCCGCGAGGACTGGGAGCTGATCCGCCGGTACGGCCGCCGGCACCGGGTGCGCCATGTGCCGCACCCCACCGTCCGATACCTGATGAACCCGGCCAGCTTCTACACGCAGTGGCGACAGCCCAGTTGA